The Panthera uncia isolate 11264 chromosome C1 unlocalized genomic scaffold, Puncia_PCG_1.0 HiC_scaffold_3, whole genome shotgun sequence genomic sequence aacGGGTATCTCCGGTGATGGTGTTGAGGACAGGCTGATGAGAGGTAAATGGGGGCAGGTGCCCCTTTTAGTTAATGCTCGTGTCTGGCCAACAAGAGACAACAAGGCCCTGCATCTGGAGGACAGGAGGGTGGAGGTGCTGTgatgcaaacatttttttcttcccagtttgATCAAGATGCACAAACATTTGACTTCTTTCCTGTTGAATCCCATGGATTGCCCAGAGAACCATGATGCCACCCCTGTCTTGATGCCCAAAGATTGCTCTATATTCATGTGATTCAAGTTATGCTCCTTCCTTGAACATTTAGTTTGGGGTGAAGAACATCCTTATTTGTCTATACATTTCAGACTTAGTAAACATGTGGTCCATTAAACACTTTCAAGCAACATTGATCGAATGCATAAATGAGTGAATTTCTTAACACATCTAATTCCTTCTGGAAGTGGAAGAGGTTTGAAGGGGTCCTCACATTTCAGTGTCTCTCTGAGGTCTCCATCCAACCTGTAGGACACTGTCTCCCACCAGCACATCCTTCATGTGACCATGTGTCTCTGGCCCAGCCTCCACAGGGCCTCCTTCACATCCTTGTTTCGAAGACTGTAGATGAGAGGATTGAGCATTGGGATGACCAACGTGTAGAAGACAGAGACCACCTTGCCCTGCTCCATGGACTCAATGGCTCCTGGCTGGGCATACATGACAAAGACAGTCCCAACAAAGAGAGTCACTACAGTCACGCGGGAGCCACAGGTGGAGAAGACCTTGCGTCTCCCAGCTCCTGAGCGCATCCTCAGGATGGTCACTGTGATGTAGCCATAGGAGATGAGGACTACAAATGTCACACCCACAATGATGAGCCCACAGATGTCAAACAAGAGAAGTTCGTTGATGGCTGTGCTGCCACAGGCGAGCTGGAGCGGAGGGGACACGTCACAAAAGACGTGGTTGATGCAGTTGGAGCTGCAGAATGGGAGGCGGAATGTGAGGCTGGTCTGCACAACAGAGTTGAGGCAGCCTCCACAGTAGGTGCCCAGCACCAGGTGAGTGTAGGCAGAGTGGCACATGGTGATGGGGTAG encodes the following:
- the LOC125911006 gene encoding LOW QUALITY PROTEIN: olfactory receptor 12-like (The sequence of the model RefSeq protein was modified relative to this genomic sequence to represent the inferred CDS: inserted 3 bases in 2 codons), producing MPLHRNGNLPMVYFQXGFQGGLETQALLFAVFLNLYMVIVMGNLTIIMVITLDARLHSSSSSVIAPSAPANFFSPPKVITFXCATQLFFISLLVTTEGFLLGVMARDHFMAVCSPLCYPITMCHSAYTHLVLGTYCGGCLNSVVQTSLTFRLPFCSSNCINHVFCDVSPPLQLACGSTAINELLLFDICGLIIVGVTFVVLISYGYITVTILRMRSGAGRRKVFSTCGSRVTVVTLFVGTVFVMYAQPGAIESMEQGKVVSVFYTLVIPMLNPLIYSLRNKDVKEALWRLGQRHMVT